From Acidovorax sp. 1608163:
CTGCGCGATCTGGTGTACGCAAAGTAGGCTTACAATCCGCCCCGTCAGGAGAGAGTGCCCCACCTTGCAACCCAAGGCCGTGCGGCACCGCCGAAGGCGCAGGCAGCAGCCGAACGCTCAGGCAAAAGGACTGACAACCGCCCGCAGTGATGCGGGCGTTCCCTTGCTGGAGAGAGGTGGCCCCCACATGAAAACTGTGTGCGAGGCCATCCACCGAAGGAGCAAACCGCACGGCCAGCCAGGGCGCTGCGGTGAATCTCTCAGGTAAAGCGGACAGCAGGGCAAATGTCGTAACCCCCCCGTGGGTTGCGTCCTCTATTTGCCCTGGAGTCACTGCCGCATGTCCGCCCCTACCGCCACCCCAGCAGCCACTCTGCTGACCACGCCCCTGAACGCCCTGCACATTGAGTTGGGTGCCCGCATGGTGCCTTTTGCGGGTTACTCCATGCCGGTGCAATACCCGGCTGGTCTGATGGCCGAGCATGTGCACACCCGCACCGCCGCAGGCCTGTTTGACGTGTCCCACATGGGGCAGCTCAAGCTCATCGGTGCCGACGCCGCCGCCGCGTTCGAGACGCTGATGCCCGTGGACGTGATCGACCTGCCCGTGGGCAAGCAACGCTACGGCCTGTTGCTCACCGACGAGGGCACGGTCATCGACGATCTGATGTTCTTCAACCAAGGCACCGTGGATGGCGAACCCGCACTGTTTGTCATCGTCAACGGTGCTTGCAAAGTGGGTGACATCGCCCACATCCAGGCCCGCATCGGCCAGCGCTGCAAGGTGGTACCCATGCCCGACCACGCCTTGCTCGCACTGCAAGGTCCGCAAGCCGTCACCGCCCTCGCCCGTCTTGCGCCCGGCGTTGAAAAGCTGGTGTTCATGACCGGCGGCACATTCAGCATCGCAGGCTGCGACTGCTTTGTGACCCGCAGCGGCTACACCGGCGAAGACGGTTTTGAAATCTCGGTGCCCGCAGCGCAGGCAGACACCCTGGCCCGCGCCCTGCTGGCCCAGCCCGAGGTCAAACCCATCGGCCTGGGCGCGCGCAATTCGCTGCGGCTCGAAGCCGGTCTGTGCCTGTATGGCAACGACATCGACACCACCACCACACCACCCGAAGCCGCGCTGAACTGGGCCATCCAGAAAGTGCGCCGCACCGGTGGTGCACGCGCTGGTGGCTTCCCTGGCGCAGACAAGGTGCTGGCGCAGATCGACAACCCCGCCACCCTGCCC
This genomic window contains:
- the gcvT gene encoding glycine cleavage system aminomethyltransferase GcvT, giving the protein MSAPTATPAATLLTTPLNALHIELGARMVPFAGYSMPVQYPAGLMAEHVHTRTAAGLFDVSHMGQLKLIGADAAAAFETLMPVDVIDLPVGKQRYGLLLTDEGTVIDDLMFFNQGTVDGEPALFVIVNGACKVGDIAHIQARIGQRCKVVPMPDHALLALQGPQAVTALARLAPGVEKLVFMTGGTFSIAGCDCFVTRSGYTGEDGFEISVPAAQADTLARALLAQPEVKPIGLGARNSLRLEAGLCLYGNDIDTTTTPPEAALNWAIQKVRRTGGARAGGFPGADKVLAQIDNPATLPRKRVGLVALERVPVREHTELQSEGGQKIGEVTSGLLGPTVNEPVAMGYVLPAFAAIGTRVNAIVRGKAVPMEVRAMPFTPANYFRG